A stretch of Acropora muricata isolate sample 2 chromosome 7, ASM3666990v1, whole genome shotgun sequence DNA encodes these proteins:
- the LOC136921674 gene encoding uncharacterized protein, producing the protein MVISSLINPMKDQVSRLPLLGVSAISIGDINSTAEIEKVESGEFLSFMDHQNLGLATLDDEEFPSGTRFVFSKMVKKPHCYAAVVIFLTISLQACADNLQCKGVQSVYGTMLRGHVFQEHNAVNILACSLLCNSNIRCQSINYVISRHLCELNNRTIEARPEDYVQDADRVYLTRSSERVSLGFIKEVPATSCREIKASEGASAVSGNYWLDSIKAGQVTLVFCDMRTGDIDECASGIHNCINGTAICTNTLGSYKCSCKSGYYGDGQNYCTPDVFFFSFPECQNYQVLSNADRKVTNNARAHLCDNTLGPAWFRFQGDAGTKMPTSCTPERRCGTSATGWLNGKHPEKHEGKVTRQVCFHWNSNCCKWSVNIQVQNCSGYYLYYINGTYSGHPCHLRFCGTD; encoded by the exons ATGGTAATTTCTTCGTTAATCAATCCTATGAAAGATCAAGTGAGCCGTCTCCCTTTGCTTGGAGTAAGTGCAATATCGATTGGTGATATCAATTCGACGGCGGAGATAGAAAAGGTGGAGAGTGGAGAATTTCTATCGTTTATGGATCACCAGAATCTTGGCTTGGCGACATTAGATGACGAAGAAT ttcCTTCTGGTACTCGCTTCGTGTTTTCGAAAATGGTCAAGAAACCTCATTGTTACGCGGCAGTGGTCATATTTCTGACCATTTCTCTTCAAGCATGCGCAGACAACCTGCAGTGCAAAGGTGTGCAATCCGTATATGGCACGATGTTGAGGGGTCACGTGTTTCAAGAACACAATGCTGTAAACATCTTGGCCTGCAGTCTGTTATGTAACTCCAACATCCGTTGCCAGAGCATCAATTACGTCATAAGCCGTCATTTGTGCGAGTTGAACAACCGAACAATAGAAGCCAGACCAGAAGATTATGTTCAAGATGCGGATCGGGTGTATCTGACAAGATCTAGTGAAAGAG TTTCCTTGGGTTTCATAAAAGAAGTACCCGCTACGTCCTGCCGGGAGATCAAAGCGAGTGAAGGAGCCAGTGCGGTCAGCGGTAACTATTGGCTTGATTCCATCAAAGCCGGCCAAGTTACATTGGTGTTCTGTGACATGCGCACCGGAG ATATCGATGAATGTGCCAGCGGAATTCACAATTGTATCAATGGAACTGCTATTTGTACAAATACACTTGGCTCTTACAAGTGCTCCTGCAAGTCTGGTTACTATGGAGACGGCCAAAATTATTGCACTCCAGACG ttttttttttctcttttccagaATGTCAAAACTACCAAGTTTTGAGCAATGCTGACAGAAAAGTGACAAACAACGCTAGAGCTCACCTTTGCGACAACACTCTTGGGCCTGCATGGTTTCGATTCCAAGGAGACGCTGGAACGAAAATGCCCACTTCGTGCACCCCTGAGCGCAGATGCGGGACAAGTGCTACAGGATGGTTAAATGGCAAACATCCCGAAAAACACGAGGGTAAGGTGACACGACAGGTGTGTTTCCACTGGAATTCAAATTGTTGCAAATGGTCCGTCAATATTCAAGTACAGAACTGCAGTGGGTATTATCTCTATTACATCAATGGAACATATTCGGGGCATCCGTGTCATCTTCGTTTCTGTGGCACCGACTGA
- the LOC136921675 gene encoding uromodulin-like: protein MATRKQQQQQEKAKNKFARNQQIVGSMPAGWKARCAIRIWHDVEGSRVSRTQCCKHLGLQSVSSSNIRCQSINYVISRHLCELNNRTKDARPKDYLQDADRVYLTRPSERVSLGFIKEVPATSCREIKASEGASAVSGNYWLDSITPGQVTLVSCDMRTGDIDECASGIHNCINGTAICTNTLGSYKCTCKSGYSGDGQNYCIPDECQNYQILSNADRKVTNDDTPLLCDNTLGPAWFRFQGDAGTKMPTSCIPSNKCGTHATGWLNGTHPETHEGNVTRRVCFHWRSNCCEWSVNIQVQNCSGYYLYYFSGTYTGHQCHLRFCGTD from the exons ATGGCAACtaggaaacaacaacaacaacaagagaaGGCCAAGAACAAGTTTGCAAGAAATCAGCAAATTGTGGGATCCATGCCTGCTGGATGGAAAGCTCG GTGTGCAATCCGTATATGGCACGATGTTGAGGGGTCACGTGTTTCAAGAACacaatgctgcaaacatcttgGCCTGCAGTCTGTCAGTAGCTCCAACATCCGTTGCCAGAGCATCAACTACGTCATAAGCCGTCATTTGTGCGAGTTGAACAACCGAACAAAAGATGCGAGACCAAAAGATTATCTTCAAGATGCGGATCGGGTGTATCTGACAAGACCAAGTGAGAGAG TTTCCTTGGGTTTCATAAAAGAAGTACCCGCTACGTCCTGTCGAGAGATCAAAGCGAGCGAAGGAGCCAGTGCAGTCAGCGGTAACTATTGGCTGGATTCCATCACACCCGGCCAAGTTACATTGGTGTCCTGTGACATGCGCACAGGAG atatcgatgagtgtGCCAGCGGAATTCACAATTGTATCAATGGAACTGCTATTTGTACAAATACACTCGGCTCATACAAGTGCACCTGCAAGTCTGGTTACAGTGGAGACGGCCAAAATTATTGCATTCCAGACG agtgTCAAAACTACCAAATATTGAGCAATGCCGACAGAAAAGTGACAAACGACGATACACCTCTCCTTTGCGACAACACTCTTGGGCCTGCATGGTTTCGTTTCCAAGGAGACGCAGGAACAAAAATGCCCACTTCATGCATCCCATCTAACAAATGCGGGACACACGCCACGGGATGGCTAAATGGCACTCATCCCGAAACACACGAGGGTAACGTGACACGACGGGTATGTTTCCACTGGCGTTCAAATTGTTGCGAATGGTCCGTCAATATTCAAGTACAGAACTGCAGTGGGTACTATCTGTATTACTTCAGTGGAACATATACTGGGCATCAGTGTCATCTTCGTTTCTGTGGCACCGACTGA